The region AAGAAGACGCCCTTCGAGGAAGTACCGGCCATCGCCAAGGCCGTGGAGGCCGTGGAGCGCGACATGGCCGGCAAGGGGCGGGTGCTTCTGCGCTACTCGGGCACCGAACCTCTGGCGCGGGTCATGGTCGAGGGCGAGAACCCGGACAAGGTCGAGCAATACGCCGGGGAGTTGGCGGAACTCTTGGAAAAAAACCTGCGCTGAGCGGCGCGCGGGCAGAGGAGGAGGGGCAGCATGCAGATCACCAAGGTCGTCATTCCCGTGGCCGGGTGGGGTACCCGGTCCCTTCCCGCGACCAAGAACATCCCAAAGGAAATGCTGCCGATCTTCAAAAAGCCCGTGGTCCAGTACGTGGTCGAGGAGGCCATGAACGCGGGGCTCACCGACGTGGTCTTCATCAACAACCAGTACAAGAAGATCATCGAGGACCATTTCGACTACAACCCGTCGCTGGAGGACACCCTGGAGCGCGCGGGCAAACTGGACATCCTCAAGGAAGTCCGGGCCGTGGCCGAGATGGTCAACATCATCTCCGTACGCCAGAAGAAGCAGCTCGGACTGGGCCACGCCGTGCTCTGCGCCAAGGAGGTCTGCAAGAACGACCCCTTCGCGGTCATGGTCGGCGACGACCTCATGTTCGGCATGCACTCCGGCATCAGCCAGCTCTTGGACGCGGCCAAAAGCGAGAACATGGCCGTGGTCGGGGTCATCGAGGTGCCGGAGGACAAGGTCAACCGCTACGGCATCATCCAGGGCGAAGAATACGCCCCGGGCATGTACCGGGTGCGCAACTTGGTGGAGAAGCCCGCCATCGGCACGGCGCCCTCGCGGCTGGCCATCGTGGGCCGGTACGTGCTCCTGCCGGAAATCTTCCAGCACCTGGAGAACGTGAAGCCGGGCGTGGGCGGCGAGATCCAGCTCACCGACGCCCTGCAGGGGCTGGCCAACGACAAAAAACTCCTGGCGGTGCGCCTGCGCGGTCAGCGGTTCGACGCCGGGGACTGGGTCGAATATCTCACGGCCAACATCTACTTCGCCCTGCATGACGAGGAACTGCGCGAACCCCTGGTGCGGCGGCTGCGCGAACTCATGCCCTGCTGACGGACGATCGCGGGAATCACGGCCCCCGGGGCGTTCCCCGGGGGCTTTTTTTCGCCCACTCCCTGGGCTAACCACAAGTACGCAACCCCGGTGGACATCATGCGAGCACTTTGGCGGGCCGTTCTCACGAGCCCACCCTACGCGGCCCTGACCTACGCGCGACCGGCCTGGTTCCCCGAGCCATGGCCCGGCCAGCGGGTTCTCGCGCCCGTGGGACAGGGATTGCGCGCCGCCGTGCTCGAAGGGCCGGAAGAGAATGCGCCCGAAGGCGTGACGCTCAAGGAGCTGCTGTGGCCGCTGGACCGCGAGCCTTTGCTGGACGTGGCCTGGATGGACATGGCCCGGAACCTCGCCGCCCGTCAGATGGTCCCCTTGGGGCGCATCCTGGAAGCCATACTGCCGCGCGGCCTACGCACGGCCCAGTTGACCTTCGCCTTGGCCGACCGCGCCGGTGGACGCTTTCCGGCCGGATTGCCGCCACGGGCGCTGAAATCCATGGATGACGCGAACCGGGCCGCGCTCATGGACATCTGGCTGGCCGGAAACATGCGCGTGAGGGTTCATCCGGCCAAGGAAGCTCGTGAGCGCCAGGTTTCCCTGGCCTGCGATCCGCCCTGGCCCGTCCGGCCCAACGCGAAAAAACGCATCGAACTCCTGGACTTCCTGCTGGCCGAGGGGCCGCACAGTCTGGAAGCCCTGGCCCGCGTCCTGGGCCCCGGCGCACTGGCGCTGGCCCAGGCTCTGGCCAACGCCGGTCTCGTGCGCGTGTCCTATGCCGCCGAAGAGGACGATCCCTTTGAATCCGGAGTCGGAGTCTGCGCCACTCCCGCGGAGGAATTGGCCAATACCGGGGAGCAGGAAGCGGCCCTGGCCATACTCCGTACGGCGCTGGAGTCGTCGGGGGCCGAAAGCGTGCTGGTGCATGGGGTCACAGGTTCGGGCAAAACGCACGTCTACCTTGAGCTGGCCGCGCATTGCCTGGAGTCCGGCCGCTCGGCCATTCTTCTGGCGCCGGAGGTGGCCCTGGCCTGTGCCCTCTGGCGCGCGGTCTCGACACGTTTCCCGGAGGCGGAGCGGATTTTTTATCACGGTTATCAATCCCCGGCCCGGCGCGAGGCGTCCTTTCTGCGGCTGGGCCGCGGCAAACGCCCGGCCCTGGTGGTGGGAACGCGCTCGGCCCTCTTCCTGCCTGTGCCCAAATTGGGCATGGTGGTCTTGGACGAGGAGCACGACGAATCCTTCAAACAGGAGGAGCGCCTGTCCTATCAAGCCAAAGAGGTAGCGCACTTCCGGGTGGGGAGCCAGGGCGGGCTTCTGGTGCTGGGCTCGGCCACCCCGGATCTGAAGACCTTCCACGCCGCCAGCTCCGGCCGTATCCCACTGGTGACCATGACCCATCGCGCCGGGGGCGGCACCCTGCCTTCGGTATGCGTGCTGGACATCACGGAACTGCGCGACCCTGAAACTCCGCTGGCCGACGAGGCCCTGGAACGGCTGCGCGAAACCCTGGCCGCCGGGGATCAGGCCATGATCCTGCTCAATCGTCGGGGCTACGCCCCGCTCATGTACTGCCTGGACTGCGGCCAGACCGTGCGTTGCCCGGACTGTCATGTGGGCCTGACTTGGCACAAGCGCAGCGAACGCCTCGTCTGCCACTACTGCGGCCACACCCTGTCCTGGCCGCTGCTCTGCCCCGGCTGCGGGGGGGGGAACTTCCTGCCCCTGGGCGAGGGCACCGAACGGCTGGAAGAACAGCTCCGCAAGCTCGTTCCGGAACCTGAACGCATCCTGCGCCTGGACCGGGACAGCGCCCGCCGCCAGGAACGTCTGGAAGACATCCTGGCCCGTTTTTCCCAGGGCAGGGCCCAGGTTCTGGTGGGCACCCAGATGTTGGCCAAGGGACACCATTTCCCAGACGTGACCCTGGTGGTGGCCGTGAACGCGGACCTGGGCCTGAATCTTCCGGACTATCGCGCCTCGGAACGGGCCTTCCAACTCATGGTCCAGGTATCCGGGCGGGCTGGTCGCGGAGAACGGCACGGCGAGGTGCTCATCCAGACCCGCAACCCCGGGCTGCCTTTTTGGAAATTCGTCATCGAGGGTGACTACCAAGGCTTCTACGAGCGCGAGATAGCCTTGCGGGAGAAGTACCGCTATCCGCCCTTCGTCAAGCTGGCCTTGTTGCGCCTGAGTTTCCCGGTAGACTGGGAGGAAGGCGGGGCGACCGTGGCCGCCTTCGGCAAAGCTCTGCGCGCGGCGGCCAAGCCCCTGTCCATCACGGCCCTGGGACCGGCCCCGGCGCCGCTGGCCCGGCTGCGCGGACGCAAGCGCTATCATTGCCTACTCAAGGCCGCCGACTGGCCCACCATCCGCAACCTGTTCGCGCGCCTGCACCGGGACAACCCCGCTCCCCGCCATCTGCGCCTGGAACTGGACCTGGACCCGGTGAACATGCTCTGAGCATGGGCTGCCATCCGGCCGTCCGGCCTCGACAGTAAGGGGCAAAGCGGCTATCTTTTCCGCCAACCGATTGTAAAGGTGACCACATGTCCGCATTCCGCACCGCGTTTTTTGTCCTTGTCCTGGCCCTGGCCACGGCCGTTCCGACCCTGGCCCAACAGGGCAAGGTGGGCTTTCTTCATCCCCAGCGCGTGCTCAACGAATCCAAGGTGGGCAAGGTGGCCCAGGAAGACCTGAACCGCTTCGCCCAGGAGAAGGATCGCCGCATCCAGGCCGCGACCCAGGAACTCCAGGCGTTGCAGAATGAATTGAAGGCCGGGAACCTGTCCGAGGACGAGACCCGCCGCAAGGCTGACGCCTTGCGGCAGAAACTCCAGCAACAGGACCGGCTGATCCAGGAAAGCAACGAGGAAGTGCGGGTGGAGGAGCAGCGCCTGGCCCGCTACGTCATGCAGAAGGCCGACGCGATCATGCGCCAGATCGCCACGCGCCAGGGCTTCACCATGATCCTCACCGACCCGGAGGCCATCGGCTACGTCGATCCGGCCATGGACATCACCGACCAGGTTCTGCGCGCCCTGGATCAGGCCGGCGACCAGCCGCCGCCGAAGAAGAAATGATCCAAAGAGTACTGCCTGTCCTTCTGGCCGTCCTTTTCCTGGCGCTTCCAGCCGGTGCGCAGGAGTGGGGCGAGACGGCCACCCCGGTGAGCCCGGTGAACCTGCGGCAATCCCGTGATCTCAATTCACCTTCCCGCGACGTGCTCATGCCCGGCGAGGTCGTTCGGGTGGATTTCCTCCGCGACGACTGGTATGCCGTCTTCCGCCTCACGGAGAAGACCCGCGACGAATCCCGGGCCCTCGGCTACGCCCGGGCCGGTTTCTTCAAGCCCGCTCTCGCCGGGGCAGCCGTTTCGACCACCAGCCCTGCGGCGTCGCCAGCCCCCCAACCCAAGCAGGCGGCTGTGAAACCGCCCGTCCCAGCCGAAGATGTCGCCGCGAGCACCAAAGAGACGACACCCGCGTCCGCCGCACCGTCCCGGGAGGAGACTCCGAAGCCGTCCGCCCCGACGGCGAGTTCCACTTCCCCGGAAGCAGCGCCGCCCATCCAGGCCGCCGCGCGCCACTCCAACGCCTGGGGAGAACTGCGCTCCGCCGACCGCCAACTGGCCGTCCGCGCGAAACGCGACCCCGATTCCGAACACGTGCGGACGCTCAAGCCGGGCGAAGTGGTCAAGGTGGACTTTCTCCGCGATGGGTGGTTCGCGGTCTTCCCCCCCGACGCCCCGGTACGCGATGAGTCCCGGGCCATCGGCTATTCCAAGGCGCGTTTTCTGCTGCCTGCGGGCAAGAACGTGACACTCGCCCCTATCGAACCGGTGCGGCCGCTCCCGGTCCCCTCAAAATCCCGTCCCGGTTCCGAGGAACCCCGGCTGGAACCTGCCACACCGCCCATGGCGCTCATGAACTCGACGAATTGGGGCCAGGCTCTCACGACCAAAAACAAGGTAGCCCTTTCCCGCAGCCCCTCGGTCCACGCCGGACACGCCCGTACGCTGGAGCGGGGCACGCCGGTGCGCGTGGAAGATGTGGGGCAAAACTGGTACGCGGTCTACTCACCATCCGAAACCGCGCCCGATCCGGCCAAGGCCTGGGGCTACGCCACGCGCGCCGAACTCGATGGGCAAGCCGAGGACTCGCCGAAAACCACTATCCCCCCATCACCAGCCGCCGCATCAATTTCGCCGTCCGAGGCCCCGCCCCGGCCGGCAGGTCCAGACCTGACCCCAGCGCCCGCACCTCCGACCACTGCTCCCGCATCGTCGTCTTCAGCGGTCGCGGCGAAGCCACAAGCGCCGTCCGTCCAGGCCCCGGTGGCCAAGGGCCTGACCAACCCCTTCACTCCCAGGCGGCCGGAGATGCCCGTGGCGGACAGCACGCTGCACGGGTACCGCTACAAGATTCTGGAGAGCGAGGAAGATCGCGTGGGTGACGTGGCGGTCATCGAGGTGAAGATTTTCCTCGACGTGACCGTTCTTCCCGAGCCGGAAGCCCTGAAGGATTTTTCCCGGAGCATCTGGCGACAGAAGCGTCAGGCCGGGCGGGACGTGGTTCTGGACATCTTCCTGCCGGATATGAATCCCAACGGCTTGGCCTACGCCGTGGCGCATTTCGATCCGCGCGGAGAACTGGAGTTCTGGCTGCGCCGAACCATGCTGTTCGGCACACGCTTCTCGCCGTAGGTGGGATTGGGGGGAGGCCCGCCCCAGGATCAGTCGCCGAAGAGGGGAATGGTCTTTCCCAGGACGGAGCGCAGGCCGGTCTTGCCCGCGTTCGACGCCCGGCGTTTGAGGTAGAGATTGCCGCAGCCCTGGCAGTGCCAATGCTTGTCGTGCTCCTGCAGGCGCACGAGCAGCGCCTCGCGGTCGTAGCAGACCTGACAGAACGGACCTTTTTTCTTGAAATTCTCCAGCAGCCAGTATTTCTGTCCGTCGAACTCCATGTTCTCGGCCAGGTCCAAAACCCTGGCGACTTCGTCCATTTGCCGGCGCAAGGCCTCGTTTTCCTCGCACAGCCGCAGATAGTCGCCCTGAAGCCGCCCGAGGATCGCCCGCGCGCCGTCCAGGTCGCCATTATGGGCCAACTCAAGGGCCCTTTTGAATTCCATGCCGCTGCTGAGAGTCGGGGCCATGCTCCACCTCGCTTGTACAGTGTCCTCGCGCGTCTTATCGGCGCGAGGGGCGCCGTTCTTTAGGGCGGGCGGTTTCGTCCCGGACGGCGAGGCTCGCGAGCCTACTTGGTCTTGTGCGTGTACACGCCGTCCCAGTCCGGTCCGGGCGGCTGCGCCTGAAGCGCCTCGCAACGCTCCGCGTACATCGAGTAGAGGATCTTCTCCCCGAAACGCGAGGAACATTCCTTGAAGGAGTTCCCGGCCTCGTCGAAGCGCGCGGCCTGATACAGGCTCAACGCCCGGCCGTAGGCGTCCAATTCTTCGGCCTGGGCTTCGGCCTGGGACTTGGTGTGAACGGTGTAGAGCGTCACGGGCTCGGTCTTGCCCTTGACCCGCACGCGGTCCATTTCAATGAAGATGAAGCGCTCGCCGCAGGCCTCACGGATGGCGTCGCTGACCAGGATGCGCTGGCCGTAGTACTTGGTCAGACTCTCCAGGCGCGAGGTGAGGTTCACGTTGTCGCCGATGAGGGTATAGTCGAAGAGGTCGGCCGAGCCCATGTTGCCCACGCGCACACGACCGCTGTGCAGTCCCACCCCTATTTGGATGCCGAAGCCGTAAGTCCGTTCGAATTCCCGGTTCAACTCCTCCAAGCGGTCGAACATGACCAGGGCCGCGGACAGGGCGCGGAACTGGTGGTCAGGCACGTCCAGGGGGGCATTCCAGAAGGCCATGATGGCGTCGCCGATGAACTTGTCCAAGGTGCCGGAGTTCTCGGTGATGAGCCGGGTCATGGGAGTGAGATAGGCGTGCAGGAGTTCCGTGACCTGGGTGGGCGTGAGCTTCTCGGAAAGGCTGGTGAATCCGCGCACGTCCGAGAAGAGGACCGTGACTTCCTTCTCCTCGCCTTCCAGCGTCAGCGCGTCGGGATTATCCATGATCCGGGAGATCACCGCCGGAGCCAGGTAATGGGAGAAAGCCCCGTGGATGAATTTTTTGGCTCGTTCCTCGCGCCAGAACTTGAAGGCCGTGATCAGACCGAAGTTCGCGGCCAGGGCCAGATAGGAAAAGAGCGGCGAGATGTACAGACGCAGGTTGTCGAAGACGTGGATCGCGCCCAGCCACAAGCCGACGGCCAGGGCCGCCAGCGGGATGGTGAACCAGACGGCCCGTGCCCAGGTGAGCAGGAGCGTGGTCAGCACACCCACCAGGACCATGCTCAGGAATTCCACGCCTGGTGCCCAGTCCGGGATGGACAGAAAGTCTTTGGAAAGAATGTTGTCCACAATGGTGGCGTGGGTCTCCACGCCGGGGTAGACCGGATCGAAGGGGGTGGACCGCAGATCCTTGAGCCCGGCCGCCGAGGTGCCGATGAAGACGATCTTGTCCTTCAGCTGGCCGAGGTCGGCGCGATCGGAAAGAATGTCGGCGGCGCTGAGATAGGGGAAGGCTCCGGCCCCGCCCTGGTAGCGCACGAGCATCTCGCCCAGGCTGTTCAAGGGCACCACGGCCTGCCCCACCCGCAGGGATTCGGCCCCGCTGGGCCCGAGCTTGAGCACCGCGTTCTTGATTCCGGCGGCCTGCATGAGCGTGGCCAGGGCCAGGCTGGGGTAGAGCCTGCCGTTCCAGGAGACGAGAAGAGGAACGCGACGCAGGGTGCCGTCCCGATCCGAGACGGTGGTGAAGAAGCCGCAGGCGGACGCGGCTTGGGCCAGAAGCGGGTATGGGCAGATCATCTCCCGGGCCTGATGCAGGCACTGCTCGGGCTTGAGTGCGTCGGGGCCGGAGAGCAGGGCGACCCTCGCGGGCTTGACGTCGCACTCCGTTCCGGTCGCCCCGGTCGAGGAGTGCGTGAAATTGAAGCCGAGCACGAACGGCCCCGAAGCCAGCACTCCGGCCAAAACTTGATCGTTGTCTTCCAGTTGCGGCGGCAACCCCTGGAAGGAGACGTCCACCTGCAATTCTTTCTTGAGTTGCTCGCGCAATATGGCCGGCGAGGTGCGATCCGGTTCGGCGAAGAGGACGTCCAGCCCCACGGCCAAGGCCCCGGCGGAGTGTAACTTGGCCAGCAACAGGGCGACCCGGTAACGCGGCCAGGGCCATTGTCCGTATTCCGCGAGACTTTTTTCGTCGATGTCCACGATGAGCGGCAGGTTCGTGGCCGCCTTGTGCGTCCCGCGCGTCAGCAGGACGTCATATATCTTGGAATCCAGGAAATTCAAGACTGGCGGGCGGAAGACGAACAACAACGCCATGATGCAGGTGCAAGCGAGCCCTGATGCGAGGATGATGAGCTTGTCCGTCTTGAAACGCTTCTTGGGCTTGACTGACATGGCTCCCTCCCCGTGGTGCGGCAGTGCTGGACGGCATGTTGCGGAGCGTTTGCGACCCATGCTTTGATGTTTCGGGATGTATCTTTTTTCTCGTCGTATTGGGAGTAGATTTTTTTGTTTATTTATTCTAAATAGTCAAAAAATAAGCCTCGTAAGCAAGGCTGTCGGAACGCTCAGGGGGGGAGAATGAAGCGTCGTTCGGCTCAGAATTGTTTGCTGCTCTGCATGGCGGCCGTTTTGCTTGCGCTGTCCGGCGCGGCCCAGGCGCAGGACGTTCCGAAGTTCCCCCTCAAACCCCTGCTGCGCGATCTGGCCGTGACCCATGACCGCATCAAGGCCGCCGAGGCCTCCTATGAATCCTCCCAGCACATGGTGGAAAAGGCCAAAAGCGGCTGGTATCCGCGTCTGGACGCCACGGCCGAGGGCGGCTACGAGGAAATGAGCAAGCCCGGCCAGGCGACCACGGAGAAGTGGCGCAACGTCCAGGGGCTGCGCGCCACCCAATTGCTCTACGATTTCGGCGGCACATCGGGAAACATCGGCATGTATTCCGGCCTGTCCGGCGAAATGGAAGCCCGGCGCGACCAGACCGTGCAGGATGTCTTGATCCGGGGCATCTCGGCCTACCTCACCACCATCCGGGCCCGCGAAACGCTGAAATACGCCATCCAGTCCGAGGACAACATCAAGCGCCTCTCCGGCATGCAGGAGGCTCTGGTCGCCCGGGGAGCCGGGCTGTCCTACGAAGAGCTTCAGGTCAAGGCCCAGCTCGCGGGCTCCCAATCCTACCGGGTGACCCAGGAGCGAGCCCTGGCCACGGCCAAGAACATGTTCCGCTCCGTCTTCGGCTTCGAGCCCACTGACGTCCAGATCCAGGGAATGGTCGTGCCCGTGCTGCCCAAGGGACTCATTCCCGACACGTTGGACGTCGCCCTGGACACTGCCGTGAAGAACAACTTCGCGCTCAAGGAACTGGAATCCTCGGTGGCCCGCGCCGAGGGCGATCTTCAGTCCCGCAAGGCGAGCTTCTACCCCAAGTTCCAACTGGTGGGCGAAACCCTGCGCAAGGAAAACGACCAGGGCGACAGAGGTCTGCGCGACGAAAACCGCGCCAGCGTGCTCATGACCTACAACATCTTTTCCGGCATGGGCGACATGGAGAACGTGAGCGCCGCCAACGCCGACGTCACCGCCGCGCGCAAGGGGCTCCTTGATCGTCGCCGCACGGTGGAGGAGAACGTCCGCAACGCCTGGGTCGATCTCGAAACCATGCGCAAGAATGTGGAACTGTATCAGAACCAGGCCAACATCACCTGGGAGTTCCTGGGGCTCATCAAGAAGAAGAAGGCCATGGGCGGCGAAGTCAATCTCCTGGACATCCTGGTGGGAGAACGCGACTATATTTCCGCCGTGAGTTCACGCGTGGCCACGGAGATCGACGAGACCCTCGCCGGTTACACCCTGTTGTACCAGATGGGGCACGTGTCCCTGGACAACGTGGCCCGCTAGGGTTCCCCCGGGCGGACACGACCGACGTCCGCAAGGCGTCCCCACGCCATGAAGGAACTGTTCAGACGCCTTTTCCTTTCGCGCCGATTGGCCTGGGAGATCCTCACCGCCTCCCTGTTCGTCAACGTCCTGTCCCTGGCCTCGCCCATCTTCGTCATCCAGGTTCTGAACCGTTATATGGGCTACGGCTTTGACGGCACCCTCATCACCCTGACCACCGGGACGCTCCTTGCCGCCGGCTTGGGGTTCGCCTTCGCCTCGGTGCGCACGCGGCTGGCCTCGGCCGTAAGCGTGGCTCCCGACCGCGAACTGGCCTCGGCCCTGCTGTCCGCGTTGACCCAGGTGCGCCTCTCGGCTCTGAACCGCATTCCACGCGTCCGGCTCCAGGAGATGGTCGATGGGCTCCAAACCATCCAGACCGCGTACAGCGCCCCGCAACTCACGGCCATCCTTGATTTGCCGTTCGTGCTCATCTTCATTCTGGCCGTGTTCCTCCTGAGCCCGCTCCTGGCCTTGCTGACCATCCTGGCCACGGCTGCCGCGCTGATCGGCGGCTGGATGAACGTCACGGCCGGACGTTCGGCCTTCCGGGAGATGCGCTCCTCCACCGCGGCCCACCGCGACCTGGTGTCTTCCGTGCTCTCCGGCGGAGACACCCTGCGCGCGTTCATGGGCGAATTCTTCGTGCGGCGGCTCTGGAACCGACACACGGAGGCCATCCTTTCCCTGCAACGGAAGCTCGCCGCCCAGCGCGGCCTGGGGCAGGCGCTCATAGGCGGCGCGGCCATGCTGCTGCGCGTGCTTGTCTACGCGGTGGGCGCGGTGCAGGCCGTGCGCGGTGATCTGTCGGTGGGCGGGCTCATCGGCGTGAGCATCCTTTCGGCCAAGGTCGTTCAGCTGGCCTCGGGTTTCATGCAGGCATCCTTCCTGCTGGACAAGGCCGGGGAAAGCCTGCGCATGATCGAGGAGTTCCAGCGCCTGCCGCGCGAATCCCTTTCGGGAACCGCCCTGAAGTCCTTTACCGGACGGATCGAACTGCGCGACGTGACCTTCGGTTATCCCAACGCCAGCGGCCCGCTTTTCGAATCACTCAACCTGACGCTGACTCCCGGGGACATCCTGGTGGTTCATGGGTTCAACGGATCGGGCAAGAGCACCTTGACCCGTCTGCTGGTGGGACTCCTGGACCCGCTGCGCGGCCAGATCCTCGTCGACGGAGTGGAATTGCGCCAGCTCGCCCTGGAATGGTGGCGCAAACAAGTTCTCTACCTGCCCCAGGATCCTACCTTCCTGAGCGGTAGCTTCCGCGAGAATATCCTCCTGAATATGCCGGAAGCCTCCAATGAGCGGCTCAACGAGGTCGTGCGACTGGCAGGACTACGCCGACACCTGGATATGAGCCCCGACGGGCTCGACGCGATCATTCTGGAGGCCGGGCGAGATCTCCCGGCGGGCATACGCAAGCGCTTGGCCTTGGCCCGCGCCCTGGTTCCGGCCGGGCGGCTGGCTGTGTTCGATGAGCCCACCGAAGGCCTGGACGCCGAAGGCGTGGCTGCGGTCCACGGCGTCCTCGGACGCCTGGCCAAGGCGGGAATGTCCATCGTCGTCGTCACGCGCGACCCGCAGATACTTCGGGTCGCCGCACAAGTGCTCGATCTCTCGGATAAGCCCGTGCCCAGCGTGGTCCGCACGGCAAGGGCCGGGCAGCGGGAGGCGGCGTCATGAAATTCGCGGACCTGTTCAGCCCGGTGATCGATCCCGGAGACGACACGGTTCTGGTCTCGCGGGCCACGCGTTCCTTCTTCTACCTGTGCGGGGCGGGCTGCCTGCTGCTTTTCTTCTGGAGCCTCGTGGGCAGGCTGGACATCGTGAGCGAAGCTCAGGGGGAAGTCATTCCTCGCTCAAAAGTCAAGCGTATTCAGCACCTTGAAGGCGGCATCATCCGCGAGCTTTTGGTCCGCGAGGGCGACACTGTGACCGAAAACCAGCCCTTAGTGGAGCTGGTCACCACCTCCAGCGAGACGAACGTGGAGGAATTGCAGGTCCGAACCAACTCCCTGAGGGTGGAGATCGCCCGGCTGGAGGCCGAGGAGCAGGGGAAGGCCGAGCCCGACTATCCCGAGGAAATCCGGCGGGAGTCCCCGGAAGTGGTCAACCAGTCCCAGGAGCATTTCCGCTCTCGGCGTAAACGCCTGGAAAGCGAATTGACCGGGCAGGACGAAAAGATCCGCCAGCGCGAGAAGGACGTGGAGGAGATCACGGCCCGGTTGCGTAATTCACGCCACAGCCTGGAACTGCTGCGCCAGCAGATCGCCATCAGCGCCTCGTTGCTCAAGGACCAGCTCACCTCGAAATACAAACACCTCAGTTTTTTGCAGGAAGAATCCAACCTCGTGAGCCGCATCGAGGAAGACACGGCCGCGCTGGACCGCTCCAATTCGGCCCTGGCCGCCGCGCGGAGTGAACGGGAACGCATCCTGAACGCCTATCACGAGGAAGTGCAGGGAGCCCTGCGCAAGGCCCAGACCGACCTTCTGGAGTTCAGCCAGCGGCTGCGCAAGTATACGGACGAGCTGACACGCACGGTGATCCGCTCACCCGTGGCGGGTGTGGTCAAGGCGCTTTACGTGGTCAATGTGGGCGAGATCATCAAGCCGGGCATGACCATCATGGACATCGTTCCCGCCGGGGACACGCTCATCATCGAGGCGCATCTGCCCATCGCGGACATCGGCTATGTCCAGCCGGGACAGCGGGCGGTGATCAAACTGGCCTCCCGCGACGCCCGGCGCTTCGGCTTCCTGGAGGGCAAGGTGACCCAGGTGAGCCCGGACGCCATCAGTATGCCCAGCGGAGCGACCTACTACCGCGTGTTGGTGGAAACCGAACGCGATCATTTTTCCAGCGGGTCGGATCGCTACCAACTTTATCCGGGCATGCGCGTGGTGGCGGGAATCCACATCGGTTCCCGCAGCGTGCTCGGCTACATCCTTGATCCTTTCCTGGACACCATGAGCCAAGGCCTTCAGGAACGCTGACCACTCCCCACGACATCCCTCCGGCGCGATGAGCGGCCGGACTCGCCGCATCAGTCCGTTTCTTCAGAAAAAATGGAACAACGATTCATCACGCTGGGATAGTTCTATTTTTTCGTCAGTGAGCGAACGCTTTGCCTCTTTTA is a window of Desulfovibrio aminophilus DSM 12254 DNA encoding:
- a CDS encoding ATP-binding cassette domain-containing protein, whose product is MKELFRRLFLSRRLAWEILTASLFVNVLSLASPIFVIQVLNRYMGYGFDGTLITLTTGTLLAAGLGFAFASVRTRLASAVSVAPDRELASALLSALTQVRLSALNRIPRVRLQEMVDGLQTIQTAYSAPQLTAILDLPFVLIFILAVFLLSPLLALLTILATAAALIGGWMNVTAGRSAFREMRSSTAAHRDLVSSVLSGGDTLRAFMGEFFVRRLWNRHTEAILSLQRKLAAQRGLGQALIGGAAMLLRVLVYAVGAVQAVRGDLSVGGLIGVSILSAKVVQLASGFMQASFLLDKAGESLRMIEEFQRLPRESLSGTALKSFTGRIELRDVTFGYPNASGPLFESLNLTLTPGDILVVHGFNGSGKSTLTRLLVGLLDPLRGQILVDGVELRQLALEWWRKQVLYLPQDPTFLSGSFRENILLNMPEASNERLNEVVRLAGLRRHLDMSPDGLDAIILEAGRDLPAGIRKRLALARALVPAGRLAVFDEPTEGLDAEGVAAVHGVLGRLAKAGMSIVVVTRDPQILRVAAQVLDLSDKPVPSVVRTARAGQREAAS
- a CDS encoding HlyD family type I secretion periplasmic adaptor subunit gives rise to the protein MKFADLFSPVIDPGDDTVLVSRATRSFFYLCGAGCLLLFFWSLVGRLDIVSEAQGEVIPRSKVKRIQHLEGGIIRELLVREGDTVTENQPLVELVTTSSETNVEELQVRTNSLRVEIARLEAEEQGKAEPDYPEEIRRESPEVVNQSQEHFRSRRKRLESELTGQDEKIRQREKDVEEITARLRNSRHSLELLRQQIAISASLLKDQLTSKYKHLSFLQEESNLVSRIEEDTAALDRSNSALAAARSERERILNAYHEEVQGALRKAQTDLLEFSQRLRKYTDELTRTVIRSPVAGVVKALYVVNVGEIIKPGMTIMDIVPAGDTLIIEAHLPIADIGYVQPGQRAVIKLASRDARRFGFLEGKVTQVSPDAISMPSGATYYRVLVETERDHFSSGSDRYQLYPGMRVVAGIHIGSRSVLGYILDPFLDTMSQGLQER